A genomic segment from Aegilops tauschii subsp. strangulata cultivar AL8/78 chromosome 1, Aet v6.0, whole genome shotgun sequence encodes:
- the LOC109750470 gene encoding probable cytokinin riboside 5'-monophosphate phosphoribohydrolase LOG6 — MAREEEMEIKKKEEAGGQGKAQSRFRRICVFCGSSKGNKKSYQDAAVELGKELVARNIDLVYGGGSLGLMGLVSQAVHSRGRQVTGMIPTTLMPREIIGETAGEVKEVADMHQRKAEMGRQSDAFIALPGGYGTLEELLEVITWAQLRIHDKPVGLLNVDGYYNALLSFIDKAMEEGFIAPTARHIIVLGTTASELLDKLQEYSPRHGEMKGEVEQLSSRKNCDMDGLKEGSSQGPDAA, encoded by the exons ATGGCTAGGGAAGAGGAGATGGAGATCAAGAAGAAAGAAGAGGCAGGCGGGCAAGGGAAGGCTCAGTCTCGGTTCAGAAGGATATGCGTCTTCTGTGGGAGCAGCAAGGGCAACAAGAAGAGCTACCAGGATGCTGCCGTTGAGCTTGGCAAGGAGCTG GTTGCAAGGAACATTGATTTGGTGTACGGAGGAGGCAGCCTGGGGCTCATGGGCCTGGTCTCTCAAGCAGTGCACAGCAGAGGGAGGCAAGTAACTGG GATGATTCCCACAACCCTCATGCCCAGAGAG ATAATTGGTGAGACAGCGGGGGAGGTGAAGGAAGTGGCAGACATGCACCAAAGGAAAGCTGAGATGGGCAGGCAATCTGATGCATTTATAGCGCTCCCTG GAGGGTATGGAACGCTTGAAGAGCTCCTAGAAGTAATCACATGGGCCCAGCTTCGCATTCACGACAAGCCA GTTGGGCTGCTGAATGTGGACGGCTATTACAACGCTCTGCTATCTTTCATCGACAAGGCCATGGAGGAAGGGTTCATCGCGCCCACCGCACGCCACATCATCGTGCTGGGTACGACAGCCAGTGAACTGCTCGACAAGCTGCAG GAGTACTCTCCACGTCACGGGGAAATGAAGGGTGAGGTGGAACAACTTAGCAGCCGTAAGAACTGCGACATGGATGGGCTGAAAGAAGGATCATCCCAGGGACCCGATGCAGCATGA